A genomic stretch from Malus domestica chromosome 15, GDT2T_hap1 includes:
- the LOC103400112 gene encoding receptor-like protein 7, producing MREGIHDSSSLFDLQHLQSLKFADNRYYDSQIPSAIGKPANLRYLNLSRNGFWGQLPIGISHLIKLTVLDLSENYLELKNPNLSMLVQNLTELKELYFDYVNLSAEKGGDWCKEISSSLPHLRALSLYSTSLAKLTSLSVIRLDYTNLHSPVPAFFANF from the coding sequence ATGCGCGAAGGGATTCACGACTCCAGCAGTCTCTTCGATCTTCAACATCTTCAAAGCCTCAAATTTGCTGATAACAGATATTACgactctcaaattccatctgCCATCGGAAAGCCTGCAAATTTGAGGTATCTAAACCTATCCCGTAATGGCTTTTGGGGACAACTACCAATTGGGATTTCGCACTTGATAAAGTTGACGGTTCTTGATCTTTCTGAAAATTACTTAGAACTTAAGAACCCCAATTTAAGCATGCTGGTTCAAAATCTCACCGAGCTTAAAGAGTTATATTTTGATTATGTAAACCTATCAGCAGAAAAGGGTGGTGACTGGTGCAAAGAGATTTCATCTTCACTTCCGCACCTGAGAGCGTTGAGCTTGTACAGCACTTCTCTTGCCAAGCTTACTTCTCTATCCGTGATTCGATTGGATTATACTAACCTCCACTCCCCAGTTCCAGCCTTCTTTGCCAATTTTTAA
- the LOC103455830 gene encoding serine/threonine-protein kinase EDR1 yields MSKMKHLLRKLHIGGGLNEHQRLAEARPLTSPSANLNLPASSPASSTGSSTMGRITAVESVSDPTAGGESGGSGSGGGVGVDFNFLEEEFQVQLALAISVSDPDSRDDPETAQIDAAKRISLGCSASSVTDTQAPFEMLSLRYWSQNVVDYNEKVVDGFYDVYGMTTNLLRQGKMPLLVDLKAVSVSENVDYDVILVNRLVDPDLHQLEKRASAVFLESRISQHGVLLSGLIQKIADIVVDRMGGPVADADEILRRWKVRRYELRSSMKTIILPLGLIDVGLSRHRALLFKVLADKINLPCMLVKGSYYTGTDDGAVNLIKIDSGSEYIIDLMGAPGTLIPAEVPTSQLPNSFFAIRSFQDATEMPKDVCLAQAEGSGMLAVPSDLDIVSRTGSSRSEEALYAGSQTKDDRRIVVDENQMERSSSDMGTALRSLRKSCESSSGTTEKATSAQKRKVKNVSKYVISAAKNPEFAQKLHAVLLESGASPPADLFSDMNPQYLHEDKLLGQMNADGKLVDDGIHNYLVQLLSGNEQSTQTAAEVSYANLDNLLKQSSLDLAEQQNESETNKFSLLLDAVEEGFVIVSGGTSETTQICNPVLDSPPMNSKAFNEYKESVSKPMDRCNSGLCTSCDSHYERYPALGEVAEWEILWEDLQIGERIGIGSYGEVYRADWNGTEVAVKKFLDQDFSGDALVQFKCEVEIMLRLRHPNVVLFMGAVTRPPHFSILTEFLPRGSLYRLLHRPNSQLDERRRMRMALDVAKGMNYLHTSNPTVVHRDLKSPNLLVDKNWNVKVCDFGLSRTKHHTFLSSKSTAGTPEWMAPEVLRNEPANEKCDVYSFGVILWELATCCVPWKGLNPMQVVGAVGFQNRRLEIPEEIDPVVAEIIRDCWQTEPNLRPSFSQLMVRLRRLQRFVGRTNSTNQMTE; encoded by the exons ATGTCGAAGATGAAGCACCTACTGAGAAAGCTTCACATCGGCGGCGGACTCAATGAGCACCAGAGATTGGCGGAGGCCCGACCCTTGACGAGTCCGAGCGCGAATCTGAATCTGCCCGCTTCTTCTCCGGCGTCGTCCACGGGATCCTCTACAATGGGGAGAATCACCGCCGTTGAATCGGTGAGTGATCCGACGGCTGGTGGGGAGAGTGGTGGTAGCGGTAGCGGCGGGGGCGTGGGCGTGGATTTcaatttcttggaggaggagtTTCAGGTCCAGTTGGCCCTAGCGATCAGCGTTTCCGATCCCGATTCGCGCGACGACCCCGAGACGGCTCAGATCGACGCCGCCAAGCGGATTAGCCTCGGCTGCTCGGCGTCTAGTGTCACCGACACTCAAGCTCCCTTCGAGATGCTCTCGCTTCGCTACTGG AGCCAGAATGTTGTAGATTATAATGAAAAGGTGGTCGACGGATTTTATGACGTGTATGGAATGACCACAAATTTGCTTAGACAAGGGAAGATGCCATTGTTGGTGGATCTTAAAGCTGTATCTGTCTCGGAGAATGTTGATTATGACGTTATATTAGTGAACCGTTTGGTTGATCCTGATCTGCATCAACTTGAGAAAAGAGCATCTGCTGTCTTTTTAGAGTCACGGATTTCTCAACATGGTGTCCTTTTAAGTGGTTTGATTCAGAAAATTGCTGACATTGTTGTTGATAGAATGGGTGGTCCAGTTGCCGATGCTGATGAAATTTTGAGAAGGTGGAAAGTGAGGAGGTATGAGTTACGGAGTTCGATGAAAACTATCATTCTTCCCCTTGGACTTATTGATGTTGGACTTTCACGCCACAGGGCCCTGCTCTTTAAG GTACTGGCTGATAAGATAAACCTTCCATGTATGCTGGTCAAAGGTAGCTACTACACTGGTACTGATGATGGAGCtgtaaatttgattaaaattgatAGTGGAAG TGagtatattattgatttgaTGGGTGCACCTGGAACACTCATTCCTGCCGAGGTGCCTACTAGTCAGCTCCCGAATTCTTTCTTTGCCATAAGGAGCTTTCAAGATGCCACCGAAATGCCCAAAGATGTGTGTTTGGCTCAAGCTGAGGGCAGTGGAATGTTAGCAGTTCCTTCTGATCTTGACATAGTTTCTAGAACTGGCAGCTCACGGTCAGAAGAAGCATTGTATGCAGGCAGTCAAACAAAAGATGATAGAAGAATCGTTGTTGATGAAAACCAAATGGAGAGGTCTAGCAGTGATATGGGGACTGCCCTTAGATCACTTCGTAAATCATGTGAAAGTTCATCGGGTACAACTGAAAAAGCCACATCTGCGCAGAAAAGGAAAGTGAAAAATGTATCGAAGTATGTCATCAGTGCAGCAAAGAACCCAGAGTTTGCACAAAAACTACATGCTGTCTTGTTGGAAAGTGGTGCATCACCTCCTGCAGATTTATTTTCAGATATGAATCCTCAATATCTGCATGAAGACAAGTTGCTTGGTCAAATGAATGCAGATGGGAAACTTGTAGATGATGGGATTCATAATTATTTGGTCCAATTATTATCAGGCAATGAGCAGTCCACTCAAACTGCTGCTGAAGTGAGCTATGCCAATCTTGATAACTTGCTGAAACAATCTTCCTTGGATTTAGCTGAGCAACAAAATGAATCAGAGACAAATAAGTTTTCTCTTCTCTTAGATGCTGTTGAGGAGGGATTTGTAATCGTGTCTGGTGGAACTAGTGAAACAACCCAGATTTGTAATCCTGTTCTTGATAGTCCCCCAATGAACTCCAAAGCTTTTAACGAGTATAAAGAATCAGTGAGTAAACCAATGGACAGATGCAATAGTGGCCTGTGTACTAGTTGTGATAGTCACTACGAGAGGTATCCCGCACTGGGGGAAGTTGCAGAGTGGGAAATTCTATGGGAGGATCTTCAGATTGGTGAACGCATTGGCATTG GTTCCTATGGCGAGGTATATCGTGCAGATTGGAATGGCACT GAAGTAGCTGTGAAAAAGTTTTTAGATCAAGATTTTTCTGGTGATGCATTAGTTCAGTTTAAATGTGAA GTAGAAATTATGTTGAGACTCAGACATCCCAATGTTGTCCTTTTCATGGGGGCAGTTACTCGCCCTCCACATTTCTCTATCCTGACAGAGTTTCTTCCCAG GGGGAGTTTATATAGATTGCTGCATCGTCCCAATTCTCAACTTGATGAAAGGAGGCGAATGCGAATGGCTCTTGATGTG GCCAAGGGAATGAATTACCTGCACACTAGCAATCCTACTGTTGTGCATCGAGACCTAAAGTCTCCAAACCTCCTTGTTGATAAGAATTGGAATGTGAAG GTTTGTGACTTTGGGTTGTCACGCACGAAGCACCATACTTTTCTGTCTTCCAAGTCTACTGCTGGAACG CCCGAATGGATGGCTCCGGAAGTTTTAAGGAATGAACCGGCTAATGAGAA GTGTGATGTGTACAGCTTCGGTGTTATCTTATGGGAACTGGCTACTTGCTGCGTCCCATGGAAAGGATTGAACCCAATGCAGGTTGTTGGAGCCGTTGGATTCCAAAACAGGCGTCTTGAAATTCCAGAGGAAATCGATCCAGTGGTTGCCGAGATAATACGTGATTGTTGGCAAAC AGAGCCAAACTTACGGCCATCTTTCTCGCAGCTCATGGTTCGCCTCCGACGCCTTCAACGTTTTGTTGGAAGAACAAACTCTACAAATCAAATGACTGAataa
- the LOC103455833 gene encoding uncharacterized protein isoform X1 has protein sequence MADKPSRALVLYGDGSARFVDPSHTHLHSLASKASCGFLSLPITPPSESEDERVVREFAVLLDAYEAYLDTSSGITKEEREKKSLIPISERFMGMKAAIFTNNSSLKSFGTKLGFSIFQIDGFLKNSPAGAEQPINFGASKLLKLLGFQEGKAVESSQYDLVFVHVAAAEVEYLNALVGAISQIDQPGSEVSSRLHLSVVLNYGKVSENDVTNLSVSIRKDDENSDLAKLIPRQSYTMKGENPRKDVRDHCPMLIAQWQYAVTRKDMAETFSFKDFKEVRWGLSETGFARWHMLDFLTDLRLTKLPELISVVQDGII, from the exons ATGGCGGACAAACCCAGCCGAGCTTTGGTTCTGTACGGAGATGGGTCGGCCCGGTTCGTCGACCCGTCACACACCCATCTCCACTCTCTCGCTTCCAAAGCTTCCTGTGGATTCCTGAGCCTCCCCATTACTCCTCCCTCAg AAAGCGAGGATGAGAGAGTAGTTAGAGAGTTTGCAGTACTGCTGGATGCGTATGAAGCTTACCTTGATACG AGTTCAGGAATCactaaagaagaaagagagaagaaatcctTGATTCCCATATCCGAAAG GTTCATGGGGATGAAAGCTGCTATATTTACAAACAATTCAAGTTTGAAATCTTTTGGTACCAAACTTGGTTTCAGCATATTCCAAATTGACGGTTTTCTTAAAAACAGTCCAGCAGGCGCTGAACAACCAATTAATTTCGGGGCATCTAAGTTACTTAAGCTGCTTGGATTTCAAGAAGGGAAGGCAGTGGAGTCGAGCCAGTATGATTTGGTCTTTGTTCATGTTGCGGCTGCTGAGGTGGAATATCTCAATGCTTTGGTTGGTGCTATATCGCAAATAGACCAGCCGGGATCTGAGGTCAGTTCCCGCTTGCACTTGTCTGTTGTGTTGAACTATGGGAAGGTCTCAGAAAACGATGTTACCAACTTGTCCGTCTCAATCAGAAAAGATGATGAAAACTCTGATCTTGCGAAGCTCATTCCTCGTCAAAGTTACACCATGAAAGGAGAGAATCCTCGGAAGGATGTTAG GGACCATTGCCCAATGTTAATTGCTCAGTGGCAATATGCCGTAACCCGCAAGGATATGGCAGAGACATTTTCCTTTAAGGATTTCAAAGAGGTACGCTGGGGATTATCAGAGACTGGTTTTGCAAGATGGCACATGCTGGATTTCTTAACAGATTTACGGCTAACAAAACTTCCTGAGTTGATCTCTGTTGTACAAGATGGCATTATCTG A
- the LOC103455833 gene encoding uncharacterized protein isoform X2, whose protein sequence is MIFPYHPYLFGVRFPKNRIFHLPPLADTGMADKPSRALVLYGDGSARFVDPSHTHLHSLASKASCGFLSLPITPPSESEDERVVREFAVLLDAYEAYLDTSSGITKEEREKKSLIPISERFMGMKAAIFTNNSSLKSFGTKLGFSIFQIDGFLKNSPAGAEQPINFGASKLLKLLGFQEGKAVESSQYDLVFVHVAAAEVEYLNALVGAISQIDQPGSEVSSRLHLSVVLNYGKVSENDVTNLSVSIRKDDENSDLAKLIPRQSYTMKGENPRKDVRDHCPMLIAQWQYAVTRKDMAETFSFKDFKENGGNLVIPADRFLHEVAFKLWKAPKYGA, encoded by the exons ATGATATTCCCCTACCATCCATATTTATTTGGGGTACGCTTTCCCAAAAATCGCATCTTTCATCTTCCTCCTCTTGCAGATACAGGAATGGCGGACAAACCCAGCCGAGCTTTGGTTCTGTACGGAGATGGGTCGGCCCGGTTCGTCGACCCGTCACACACCCATCTCCACTCTCTCGCTTCCAAAGCTTCCTGTGGATTCCTGAGCCTCCCCATTACTCCTCCCTCAg AAAGCGAGGATGAGAGAGTAGTTAGAGAGTTTGCAGTACTGCTGGATGCGTATGAAGCTTACCTTGATACG AGTTCAGGAATCactaaagaagaaagagagaagaaatcctTGATTCCCATATCCGAAAG GTTCATGGGGATGAAAGCTGCTATATTTACAAACAATTCAAGTTTGAAATCTTTTGGTACCAAACTTGGTTTCAGCATATTCCAAATTGACGGTTTTCTTAAAAACAGTCCAGCAGGCGCTGAACAACCAATTAATTTCGGGGCATCTAAGTTACTTAAGCTGCTTGGATTTCAAGAAGGGAAGGCAGTGGAGTCGAGCCAGTATGATTTGGTCTTTGTTCATGTTGCGGCTGCTGAGGTGGAATATCTCAATGCTTTGGTTGGTGCTATATCGCAAATAGACCAGCCGGGATCTGAGGTCAGTTCCCGCTTGCACTTGTCTGTTGTGTTGAACTATGGGAAGGTCTCAGAAAACGATGTTACCAACTTGTCCGTCTCAATCAGAAAAGATGATGAAAACTCTGATCTTGCGAAGCTCATTCCTCGTCAAAGTTACACCATGAAAGGAGAGAATCCTCGGAAGGATGTTAG GGACCATTGCCCAATGTTAATTGCTCAGTGGCAATATGCCGTAACCCGCAAGGATATGGCAGAGACATTTTCCTTTAAGGATTTCAAAGAG AATGGTGGAAATCTTGTAATACCGGCAGATAGGTTTCTGCACGAAGTGGCCTTTAAGCTTTGGAAGGCCCCCAAGTATGGAGCATGA
- the LOC103455831 gene encoding protein REVERSION-TO-ETHYLENE SENSITIVITY1 produces MMELKEAYDIERMSSTQNIQHELWPLDEIDPKKAKFPCCIVWTPLPVVSWLAPFIGHVGICREDGAILDFSGSNFVNVDDFTFGPVARYLQIDRKQCCFAPNLGGHTCKHGYEHSEFGTAITWDDALRSSSRYFEHKTYNLFTCNCHSFVANCLNRLCYGGSISWNMINVAGLVLLKGHWVDATSVLRSFLPFVLVLAIGVAMVGWPFVVVLFSFSLLLLVWFILGSYCVKTLLEC; encoded by the exons ATGATGGAGCTAAAGGAAGCTTATGACATCGAGCGTATGTCCTCTACGCAGAATATTCAGCATGAGCTGTGGCCACTCGATGAAATTGATCCGAAGAAGGCAAAGTTTCCTTGCTGTATAGTTTGGACTCCGCTCCCCGTAGTCTCTTGGTTGGCACCATTCATCGGACATGTTGGCATTTGCAGGGAGGATGGAGCTATTTTAGATTTTTCTGGTTCCAATTTTGTGAATGTTGATGATTTCACATTTGGTCCCGTAGCCAGATATCTCCAAATTGATAGAAAACAG TGTTGTTTTGCCCCAAATCTGGGTGGCCACACTTGCAAGCATGGGTATGAGCATTCAGAGTTTGGGACAGCAATAACGTGGGATGATGCCTTGCGGTCAAGTTCGCGGTACTTTGAACACAAAACCTACAACCTATTCACTTGCAACTGCCATTCATTTGTGGCCAACTGTCTCAATCGGCTCTGCTATGGCGGATCAATTAGTTGGAACATGATCAATGTGGCAGGCTTAGTACTGCTCAAGGGGCATTGGGTTGACGCCACATCCGTCTTGAGGTCGTTCCTCCCTTTTGTATTGGTGCTCGCTATTGGTGTTGCCATGGTTGGATGGCCATTCGTTGTTGTGCTTTTCTCCTTCTCGCTCCTCCTTCTGGTGTGGTTTATACTGGGCAGTTATTGTGTCAAGACCTTGTTAGAGTGCTAG